In the genome of Alphaproteobacteria bacterium, the window TGACGTTCCACTTCCACGAAAGCAAGAGCAGCGCGGCTATAACTGCCGTTTTCAAGATAATCCATGGCTTGGTTGTAAAGAGTTTCAACCGGTTGTTCGACAAATGTTTCCTCTGAATCAGAACAGCCCGTTTGCAAAAGCAACGGACAAACACACAGGAGAAGGGCTATAGACATACCTTTTATTGCTTTATTAAGTTGCATAATCTTTCCTTAAATGACAGGATATAAAAAATCTGTCCCCACCATAGCATAACCCCACCCTGAACATAAACCTTGATTTTGTGGGCCCAAAACCCGGGCAGAATTGCGAGATATGTCGGTCTAACCCCTTATACCTGATATATGTTTATGTTCTTATTCAATATGTTAGGTCATCGCGAGAAGCGCATACGACGTGGCGATCCATGTATTCAATGTTCCTTGAAGAGTACAATATGCATAAAAAATCAAATACATGAATTACCCATAATTAGGGAAAATGGGGAATAGAATATTGTCCTATACCCCCTTGAAAAAGACGGCCGTACTCAATATGGTAAATTTAATTATAATTTTTTGGGAATTCTGACAGGCCCCATGCCAAAAACTTATCGCCGTGACTTGATCGTTCTATTTATCGGGAAACTTATTTTGTTGATCAGCTTATTCTTAGCCTGTTTCTCCCCGAAAAACCGCCCTGTGATTGGTCCTTCGCAAATGACTGGCTCCCTATTAAACCTCCCTGAGAAAGCACCCCATGCTGGAACTTGATGTCGCCCAACTATCACGCTTACAATTTGGCCTCACGGCTCTATACCATTTTCTGTTTGTCCCCTTAACGATCGGGCTTGCCTTGCTCCTAGCTATCATGGAAAGCGTCTACGTCATGACGAATCGGGAGATTTGGCGTCAAATGACCAAGTTCTGGGGACTGCTTTTCGGCATTAACTTTGCCATGGGGGTGGCCACTGGAATTACCATGGAATTCCAATTTGGCACCAACTGGGCCTACTACTCTCACTATGTTGGGGATATCTTTGGTGCCCCTCTTGCCATCGAGGGGCTCATGGCCTTCTTCCTCGAAGCCACATTCGTTGGGCTGTTCTTCTTTGGGTGGGATCGCTTAACCAAAATTGGGCATTTAAGTGTCACCTGGCTTTTGGCCATCGGCTCCAACCTCTCGGCTTTTTGGATTCTCGTAGCCAATGCTTGGATGCAGAATCCCGTAGGATCCCAATTCAATTATCAGACCATGCGTATGGAAATGACCTCTTTCTATGACGTGATTTTTAATCCGGTTGCTCAGTCTAAATTCGTTCACACGGTTAGTGCCTGCTATGTCACTGGCGCGGTTTTTGTCATGGCGATTAGCGCTTATTACCTGCTTCGGGGTCGCCACGCTGACCTTGCAAAACGGTCAATGACGGTTGCTGCAAGTTTTGGCTTGGCTTCGGCCTTATCGGTTGTGGTATTGGGAGATGAAAGCGGCTACACCGCCTCTCAAAACCAAAAGATGAAGCTAGCCGCCATCGAAGCCATGTGGGAAACGGAGCCTGCCCCTGCTGGATTCACGATATTTGGGATCCCAGACCTTGTCACCCATCGCAACAATTATGAAGTGAAGGTCCCTTGGATGTTGGGGCTCATCGCCACCCGCACGGTGGACACGCCGCTCCCAGGAATCAAAGACCTTGTAGCGCAAGCCCACACGCGAATCCGCAACGGCATGATTGCTTATGAGGCGCTCTATAAACTGCGTCAAACCAAGGCGGCGCCGGATCCTCAAACGTTGGCACTGTTTAATCAACACCAGCATGATCTCGGCTACGGCCTCCTTCTCAAGCGCTATACGCCAACGGTTTCGGATGCAACGGACGCACAAATCTCAAAGGCGGCCTGGGATACAGTTCCTAATATCATACCCTTGTTCTGGTCTTTCCGATTCATGGTCGGCATTGGATTTTTTCTCATCGCTTTCTTTATGACGGCATTTTACCTCTCCTCTAAGAGACGTCTTGAACAAAACCGGTGGTTCTTAAGGCTCTCTTTTCTTGTGCTGCCCCTTCCCTGGATTGCCTCTGAGCTGGGATGGATCGTCGCCGAGCATGGCCGCCAGCCTTGGGCCATCGAAGGCATTTTGCCCACAAACCTTGGCGTCTCAAGCATAACCTCCGGGCAGGTGTGGTTTAGCCTCATCGGATTTGTGGTCTTTTACACCCTTCTTGCCATCATCGATGTTTTCTTAATGATCAAGTATATTAGATTAGGTCCTGTCGAGGAGTACGCATGATTCACACCCTTATTGACTATGAAACCCTTCGGTTGATTTGGTGGGCTCTTCTCGGTGTGTTGCTGATTGGATTTGCCATTATGGATGGGTTTGACATGGGCGTTGCCATGCTCTTACCCTTCACCGCCAAAACAGATGGAGAGCGGCGGGTGGCGATCAATTGCATAGCGCCTGTGTGGGAAGGGAACCAGGTTTGGTTTATCCTCGGGGGTGGCGCTATTTTTGCTGCCTGGCCGCTTGTCTATGCCGCGGCTTTCTCTGGATTTTATGGCGCGATGTTTTTGGTGCTGGTTGCCCTTATCTTGAGACCCGTAGGATTTAAGTTTCGCAGTAAGGTCGAAAATCCCACCTGGCGCGCGCTTTGGGATTGGGCGTTGTTCATCGGGGGTTTTGTTCCCTCTCTTGTTTTTGGGATTGCTTTTGGCAATATCTTGAAAGGTGTCCCTTTTCACTTTGATGACACGTTACATACTTTTTATACAGGCAGTTTCCTTGACCTCTTGACCCCATTTCCCTTGATCTGTGGATTGTTGAGTGTGAGTCTTTTTACCATGCATGGCGCAACCTACCTTGCTTTAAAGACCCATGATCCCATTTCCTCAAGAGCAAGAATTGCAGGAGTTCGAGCCTCCCTCTTGACCATGATCTTCTTTACCGTGGGATGGATATTCTTGAAGAACGGATGGGTTGAGGGCTTTCGTCTTCTGGAAAATGCAGGCACAGGGGCCCCTTCCAACCCTTTGACCAAAAGTGTTATCCAGGAATCTGGGGCATGGCTCAACAATTATGCGCTGTACCCCTGGACGTGGACGGCGCCTGTTCTTGGCTATGGGGGAGCTGCGTTGACTGCCGTATTACTTCTCCTCAAACAGCCAGGGAAAGCCTTCATCACGAGTGCTTTTGCTCAAAGCGGTGTCATTGCGACGGCAGGTTTGAGCCTTTTCCCCTTTATTCTTCCCTCTTCCTCTCACCCGAACAGCAGCTTGATGGTGTGGGATGCCTCATCCAGCCACATGACTTTGTTCTTGATGTTGGTTGCGGTCATCATTTTTATGCCCTTGATTTTGATCTACACCGCTTGGGTATTTAGGGTCATGCGCGGTAAAGTGACGGAAGAAGCCGTGGTTGCGAACAAGCAGATGTATTAAGGAGACTTGGATGTGGTACTTTAGTTGGGTTTTAGGCTTAGGGCTGGCCTGTTGTTTTGCCATCTTGAATGCCATGTGGCTTGAACTCGATGAGTCGGACTCTAAATGATATCTCGCCTCATTTCTTTAACCATGGCCATCGGGCTCAGTTTGACCCTCCTGTTTGCCGCGCCCTTATTTGCGGATAAAATTCAAGGAGCTGGACGGGGCATATTGATGCTGGGTCTGATCGGCATCTCCGGTGGCTTTGTCCATGGGGTCGGCTTTGAGCCGCGCAGCATCTTCTTCAAGTTTTTGTTTAACCCCTGGATTTCCCGAATTTTAATGGCGTGTACACTGTTTTTTTATTGGTAGCTAACATATCCTATGAGTCCGTCTGGACGGTTATCTGGGTACAAAACCCTGTATTTACCTCTCCCACAAAGGGAGAGGTAAAATAGCCGCTTTTCCCCCACAAAGCACAACTCAATTGCAAAATTATATCTCCTCCCCAGATTCCCTCTCATTAATAATTATTTAATCCCTTTTAGGCGAGAATGGGACATCGAACCATTTATTTTAAGGGAGTTATTCACATGTTAAAGAAAGCACTACTCGCCAGCATCACAGCGATTACACTTAACCCGACAAATGCCGGTCAAGCAGCTCCACACCCGGCTGGGGCTCCACACCAGGCGGGACACCCTCACGCAGGACACCCTGGGGCTCCTCATGTTGTTGGGCACCACGAAATAGACTGCCCGCCGGGTTACAGGAAAGTGATCAAAATCATTGAGGGAAAGGAAAGCATTATCTATGAACTCGATGGAACGGTCCTTATTCATTCTGGTCATGGAGGTACAACCTCAACAACGACGACCACAACACATCATGATGGTGGTGACTTGCCTGTGAAGCCTAGTTCCAAGCTTGACATTACAGCTGAAATGGAAGAACAAGAAAATTTGAGAAAGGAACTTGAGTTACATGGGATCACCAGCATCTTTGTAAGACGCGGAAAATCTGAATCAGGTAAACAATATTCCGGCGACAAATATCCCCATGGAGTCTATTTCTTTGAAACGTCAGAGGA includes:
- a CDS encoding cytochrome ubiquinol oxidase subunit I; its protein translation is MLELDVAQLSRLQFGLTALYHFLFVPLTIGLALLLAIMESVYVMTNREIWRQMTKFWGLLFGINFAMGVATGITMEFQFGTNWAYYSHYVGDIFGAPLAIEGLMAFFLEATFVGLFFFGWDRLTKIGHLSVTWLLAIGSNLSAFWILVANAWMQNPVGSQFNYQTMRMEMTSFYDVIFNPVAQSKFVHTVSACYVTGAVFVMAISAYYLLRGRHADLAKRSMTVAASFGLASALSVVVLGDESGYTASQNQKMKLAAIEAMWETEPAPAGFTIFGIPDLVTHRNNYEVKVPWMLGLIATRTVDTPLPGIKDLVAQAHTRIRNGMIAYEALYKLRQTKAAPDPQTLALFNQHQHDLGYGLLLKRYTPTVSDATDAQISKAAWDTVPNIIPLFWSFRFMVGIGFFLIAFFMTAFYLSSKRRLEQNRWFLRLSFLVLPLPWIASELGWIVAEHGRQPWAIEGILPTNLGVSSITSGQVWFSLIGFVVFYTLLAIIDVFLMIKYIRLGPVEEYA
- the cydX gene encoding cytochrome bd-I oxidase subunit CydX, with translation MWYFSWVLGLGLACCFAILNAMWLELDESDSK
- a CDS encoding cyd operon YbgE family protein, giving the protein MISRLISLTMAIGLSLTLLFAAPLFADKIQGAGRGILMLGLIGISGGFVHGVGFEPRSIFFKFLFNPWISRILMACTLFFYW
- the cydB gene encoding cytochrome d ubiquinol oxidase subunit II, whose protein sequence is MIHTLIDYETLRLIWWALLGVLLIGFAIMDGFDMGVAMLLPFTAKTDGERRVAINCIAPVWEGNQVWFILGGGAIFAAWPLVYAAAFSGFYGAMFLVLVALILRPVGFKFRSKVENPTWRALWDWALFIGGFVPSLVFGIAFGNILKGVPFHFDDTLHTFYTGSFLDLLTPFPLICGLLSVSLFTMHGATYLALKTHDPISSRARIAGVRASLLTMIFFTVGWIFLKNGWVEGFRLLENAGTGAPSNPLTKSVIQESGAWLNNYALYPWTWTAPVLGYGGAALTAVLLLLKQPGKAFITSAFAQSGVIATAGLSLFPFILPSSSHPNSSLMVWDASSSHMTLFLMLVAVIIFMPLILIYTAWVFRVMRGKVTEEAVVANKQMY